From a single Oncorhynchus nerka isolate Pitt River linkage group LG11, Oner_Uvic_2.0, whole genome shotgun sequence genomic region:
- the LOC115137455 gene encoding transcription factor Ken-like isoform X1 translates to MANCMVFHTQIASIMEVLANAAVVEICKLVDDDYAVFRLEMTQSQKENRSLQRKLQLLELKVARERAVASPSSVKILDRHRRMARDVLSRIGSWSVVGWCEIIPLISERYLTGGHKSFVKPAGHNKCRDDQPITVDEGSGTSIQNVIVIESTEAAGPGVKQERSEGKQDPWHSRDIQNGVAGAPPVATENPTTTQPRTRHSITEVSGMPSDVLKSETETKTLTVTQIQLHRGSDHRSDPERLGLGRLGCPPDSEYLPVFHQSQRTVHSHGDGDSLDTGGDGPSCSYATEMDPDNMPLDLERQTNLSRGDWNRYSSSVYSEGCLDEKGEVIVVDEVTVKVEGDVPPTWNADSHLGDGLTQDRDFLDYRESLETSANVATHSPLHTFRDRNPVSRSIGPTDPHRLVLFDKGLNSNYRARDQARGGGATLGKSKEKRFLCMFCNKGFSCPQKVEIHQRVHTGVKPFSCTQCPMAFAQAGDLKRHQRVHTGEKPFSCTQCHMAFAQAGHLKRHQRVHTGEK, encoded by the exons atggctaactgtatgGTTTTTCACACACAAATAGCATCCATCATGGAGGTGCTAGCGAACGCAGCTGTGGTAGAGATCTGTAAACTCGTAGAtgacgactatgcagtgtttcgtttggaaatgactcaaagccagaaagaaaacaggTCATTGCAAAGGAAACTACAACTACTGGAACTGAAGGTGGCACGGGAGCGCGCCGTTGCTAGTCCCAGTAGTGTCAAGATCCTTGACCGACACAGAAGAATGGCAAGAG ATGTATTATCCAGAATTGGGTCTTGGTCAGTTGTTGGATGGTGTGAAATAATTCCCCTGATAA GTGAAAGATATCTCACTGGAGGCCACAAGAGCTTTGTGAAGCCAGCGGGACACAATAAATGCAGAGATGACCAACCAATCACTGTTGATGAGGGGAGTGGAACCTCAATCCAGAACGTTATCGTGATAGAg TCTACAGAGGCTGCAGGTCCTGGGGTCAAgcaggagaggtctgaaggaAAGCAGGACCCATGGCACAGTAGAGACATCCAGAATGGAGTGGCTGGAGCGCCCCCTGTAGCCACAGAAAACCCCACCACTACGCAGCCCAGGACCCGACACAGCATCACGGAGGTCAGTGGAATGCCGAGCGACGTCCTCAAGTCAGAGACAGAAACCAAGActttaactgtaacacaaatacAATTACACAGAGGATCTGACCACAGATCAGACCCAGAGAGACTGGGCCTGGGGAGACTGGGCTGTCCTCCTGACTCAGAGTATTTACCTGTATTTCACCAGAGCCAGAGGACTGTTCATTCCCATGGTGATGGTGACTCGTTAGACACTGGAGGTGATGGTCCGTCTTGTTCTTACGCTACAGAGATGGACCCTGACAACATGCCCttggatttagagagacagactaatctgtctagaggggactggaaccggtacagtagtagtgtatacTCTGAAGGGTGCCTAGATGAGAAAGGGGAGGTTATAGTGGTAGATGAAGTGACTGTGAAAGTGGAGGGCGACGTTCCTCCCACATGGAATGCAGatagtcaccttggagatggactCACACAGGACAGAGATTTCTTAGATTACAGGGAAAGCTTAGAGACAAGTGCAAATGTCGCTACCCACTCCCCTTTACATACGTTCAGGGATCGCAACCCAGTGTCCAGATCGATAGGGCCTACTGATCCACACCGCCTCGTCCTTTTTGATAAGGGATTGAACTCAAATTACAGAGCTAGAGACCAGGCTCGGGGTGGAGGAGCAACATTAGGCAAAAGTAAAGAGAAACGTttcctctgcatgttctgtaacaaaggcttcagctgcccccagaaggtggagatccaccagagggtccacacaggggtgaaacccttcagctgtacccagtgcCCCATGGCCTTCGCTCAAGCTGgtgacctgaagaggcaccagagggtccacacaggggagaaacccttcagctgtacccagtgtcacatgGCCTTTGCTCAGGCTGGTCACCTGAAGagacaccagagggtccacacaggggagaaataa
- the LOC115137455 gene encoding uncharacterized protein LOC115137455 isoform X2 — protein MANCMVFHTQIASIMEVLANAAVVEICKLVDDDYAVFRLEMTQSQKENRSLQRKLQLLELKVARERAVASPSSVKILDRHRRMARDVLSRIGSWSVVGWCEIIPLISERYLTGGHKSFVKPAGHNKCRDDQPITVDEGSGTSIQNVIVIESTEAAGPGVKQERSEGKQDPWHSRDIQNGVAGAPPVATENPTTTQPRTRHSITEEEEGPEVLLVKEEGCEESGEP, from the exons atggctaactgtatgGTTTTTCACACACAAATAGCATCCATCATGGAGGTGCTAGCGAACGCAGCTGTGGTAGAGATCTGTAAACTCGTAGAtgacgactatgcagtgtttcgtttggaaatgactcaaagccagaaagaaaacaggTCATTGCAAAGGAAACTACAACTACTGGAACTGAAGGTGGCACGGGAGCGCGCCGTTGCTAGTCCCAGTAGTGTCAAGATCCTTGACCGACACAGAAGAATGGCAAGAG ATGTATTATCCAGAATTGGGTCTTGGTCAGTTGTTGGATGGTGTGAAATAATTCCCCTGATAA GTGAAAGATATCTCACTGGAGGCCACAAGAGCTTTGTGAAGCCAGCGGGACACAATAAATGCAGAGATGACCAACCAATCACTGTTGATGAGGGGAGTGGAACCTCAATCCAGAACGTTATCGTGATAGAg TCTACAGAGGCTGCAGGTCCTGGGGTCAAgcaggagaggtctgaaggaAAGCAGGACCCATGGCACAGTAGAGACATCCAGAATGGAGTGGCTGGAGCGCCCCCTGTAGCCACAGAAAACCCCACCACTACGCAGCCCAGGACCCGACACAGCATCACGGAG gaggaggagggtccagaggtgctgctggtgaaggaggaggggtgtgaggagaGTGGGGAACCCTGA